The Commensalibacter nepenthis genome has a window encoding:
- a CDS encoding heparinase II/III family protein yields MALQSMLRKMRLSLALLPPVGYGKLPLNPAYFLRDLWSGDSIYGMHLIKGELIYKDYIISLQPGLWGKQNIPIDGLCKIFDFSWLRDLREFGTDNARLCARALIVDWMSRPLNTQHKVAYRGDILGKRLTNWLGHYDFFAASADEAFKRQFIHRVMIEGRYITAMLPPTARSYYAFAMLKGVMAVSLCLPEQFDLIVKITKCLKNELANQILEDGVHIERNAEIQLMVLQDLVEIKLMYQLIHRRPPNELTSALDNLSRALRALRHGDGGLALFNGSNESNSQFIDRILFHATQKRVAMTNMTKGGYIRCHANRATLLVDSGTPADIGRRSKHAGCLSVEFSVGKQRVFVNCGAGETKTWRSILGCTAAHSVLDLNGTDSVEFVQGKVTSSFEAVAKHHIEEGAHLLEMGHNGWLKRYGVIYQRTIYLSSSGQILKGEERIDGPQHYPFMVRFHLHPSIIVEEEFIEFVKGKPEHVYSLMANNPHEGRQIWWFRFAGADARIEESVYFGSGSRVLTKQIVLYVTLPEKEANKEEIVSVPTELTSSADAVDTQTVLVEQQEESSDYVAIFHSKNNDKRSGQESDAVIHPETMPETIVSQEDPVIPESTEKKETEKPTSEIENSKKAVNSPQIVRWALHRKL; encoded by the coding sequence ATGGCTTTACAAAGCATGCTACGAAAAATGCGGCTATCTTTGGCGCTCCTTCCTCCTGTTGGCTATGGAAAACTCCCTTTAAACCCTGCCTATTTTCTGCGTGATTTATGGAGTGGTGATTCTATCTATGGAATGCATCTGATTAAAGGAGAGTTGATTTACAAAGATTACATTATTTCTTTGCAACCTGGATTATGGGGTAAGCAAAATATCCCTATTGATGGCTTATGTAAGATTTTCGATTTTTCTTGGCTACGTGATTTGCGAGAATTTGGAACGGATAATGCCCGATTATGTGCACGTGCATTAATCGTCGATTGGATGAGCCGTCCCCTCAATACGCAACACAAAGTTGCTTATCGAGGCGATATTTTAGGGAAACGCTTGACCAATTGGTTGGGGCATTACGATTTTTTTGCTGCCTCGGCAGATGAAGCGTTTAAACGACAATTTATACATCGGGTGATGATAGAAGGACGTTATATCACTGCTATGTTGCCCCCAACTGCTCGCAGCTATTATGCATTTGCAATGCTAAAGGGGGTTATGGCTGTTTCATTATGTTTGCCCGAACAATTTGATTTGATTGTAAAAATAACCAAATGTTTAAAGAATGAACTGGCTAATCAAATCCTCGAAGACGGGGTTCATATAGAGCGTAACGCTGAAATCCAATTGATGGTGTTGCAAGATTTGGTTGAAATTAAATTAATGTATCAGCTGATCCATCGCCGTCCGCCGAATGAATTAACCAGTGCGTTGGATAATTTGAGCAGGGCATTGCGTGCGTTGCGTCATGGTGATGGTGGGTTGGCTTTGTTTAATGGATCAAACGAATCAAATTCGCAATTTATTGATCGTATTTTATTTCACGCCACTCAAAAGCGTGTGGCAATGACCAATATGACCAAGGGTGGCTATATTCGTTGTCACGCCAATAGAGCAACGTTATTGGTGGATAGTGGCACCCCCGCCGATATTGGTCGCAGAAGTAAACATGCAGGGTGTCTTTCTGTGGAATTCTCTGTTGGCAAACAACGTGTTTTTGTCAATTGTGGTGCGGGCGAAACCAAAACATGGAGATCTATTTTGGGATGTACGGCTGCACATTCTGTGCTTGATTTAAATGGTACGGATTCAGTCGAATTTGTACAGGGCAAAGTAACCTCTAGTTTTGAAGCCGTTGCAAAACATCATATAGAAGAGGGCGCCCACCTTTTGGAAATGGGTCATAATGGCTGGTTAAAACGCTATGGAGTTATTTATCAACGGACAATTTATCTCTCATCAAGCGGTCAAATCCTGAAGGGTGAGGAGCGTATTGATGGTCCTCAACACTATCCTTTTATGGTGCGTTTTCATTTGCATCCTTCTATCATTGTTGAAGAAGAATTTATTGAATTTGTTAAAGGGAAGCCTGAGCATGTTTATTCCTTAATGGCCAATAATCCGCATGAAGGTCGACAAATTTGGTGGTTTCGTTTTGCTGGTGCAGATGCAAGAATAGAAGAAAGTGTTTATTTTGGCAGTGGCAGTCGTGTATTGACCAAGCAGATTGTTTTATATGTGACATTGCCAGAGAAAGAGGCTAATAAAGAAGAAATCGTTTCTGTTCCAACAGAATTGACATCTAGTGCAGATGCAGTCGATACCCAAACGGTGTTGGTTGAACAACAAGAGGAGAGTTCGGATTATGTGGCTATTTTTCATAGTAAAAACAATGATAAAAGAAGTGGGCAGGAAAGTGATGCTGTTATACATCCTGAAACTATGCCTGAAACAATTGTGTCGCAAGAAGACCCAGTGATACCAGAGTCAACAGAAAAAAAAGAAACAGAAAAACCAACTTCTGAAATTGAAAATTCTAAAAAAGCAGTCAATTCACCACAGATCGTTCGCTGGGCGTTGCATCGTAAGTTATAA
- the rpe gene encoding ribulose-phosphate 3-epimerase, whose amino-acid sequence MPALAVPLIAPSILSADAARFGEEIKAVDEQGADWIHLDIMDGHFVPNMTFGPSVIKALRPYSKLLFDVHLMIQPVDLFIEPFVKAGADQILFHIEAGPHAHRTLQTIKSFGIKVGIVLCPATPAQAISEVLDMVDTILVMTVNPGFGGQKFIASQLPKIQQIRQMADATGRDIRISVDGGITKETAPLVTKAGADVLIAGTSVYGQKDYRQAMNALRGTDKK is encoded by the coding sequence ATGCCAGCTTTAGCCGTTCCTCTCATTGCCCCAAGTATCCTTTCTGCAGATGCTGCTCGTTTTGGTGAAGAAATCAAAGCCGTTGATGAACAAGGTGCGGACTGGATTCATTTAGATATTATGGATGGGCATTTTGTACCGAATATGACATTTGGTCCTTCGGTTATCAAGGCTTTACGTCCCTATAGTAAACTTCTTTTCGATGTGCATTTAATGATTCAACCTGTTGATTTGTTCATAGAACCCTTTGTCAAAGCAGGGGCAGATCAGATTTTATTTCATATAGAGGCTGGTCCTCATGCGCATCGTACGTTACAAACGATTAAATCTTTTGGGATCAAAGTTGGGATCGTATTATGCCCAGCAACCCCAGCACAGGCAATCTCTGAAGTTCTGGATATGGTTGATACGATTTTAGTTATGACCGTTAATCCAGGTTTTGGAGGGCAAAAATTTATTGCAAGCCAACTGCCAAAGATACAACAAATTCGTCAAATGGCTGATGCAACAGGACGGGATATTCGTATCAGTGTCGATGGTGGGATTACAAAGGAAACAGCGCCACTCGTCACCAAAGCGGGGGCGGATGTCTTGATTGCTGGGACATCGGTTTACGGTCAAAAAGATTACCGTCAGGCGATGAATGCTTTGCGTGGAACAGATAAAAAATAG